In a single window of the Bacteroidota bacterium genome:
- a CDS encoding response regulator transcription factor yields the protein MHAIIVDDEKTGAEALLLLLKKYCPEIQVLSLIHHAPDAAAEIRRLKPDILFLDIEMPFLNGFEVIKHVQDMNFALIFTTAWDHYALQAVRHSAIDYLLKPIDPEDLVASVDKASKRNHLHFRTAIETLTAELKSPSQVKRLAIPNQDSIVFVDWSQIIYLEADSNYTHIYTTSGKKHTVSRTLKEYDEQLDTNQFFRVHNTFLINLSHVEKYIKGDGGYVLMSNGNSIDVARRKKNELLQLLTGQASTDRSKI from the coding sequence ATGCATGCAATTATAGTAGATGATGAAAAAACAGGCGCCGAAGCACTCTTGCTGCTTCTAAAAAAATATTGCCCGGAAATTCAGGTGCTTTCACTCATTCATCATGCACCGGATGCGGCAGCCGAAATACGCCGGTTAAAACCCGATATTCTTTTCCTGGATATCGAGATGCCGTTTCTGAATGGATTCGAAGTCATTAAGCATGTGCAGGACATGAATTTTGCACTCATCTTTACCACGGCCTGGGATCACTATGCGCTTCAGGCTGTGAGGCACAGCGCCATCGACTACCTGCTGAAACCCATAGATCCTGAAGATCTTGTGGCTTCGGTGGATAAAGCCTCGAAACGTAATCATCTGCATTTCCGCACGGCAATTGAAACACTCACCGCCGAACTCAAATCGCCTTCTCAGGTAAAACGCCTTGCCATTCCCAATCAGGACAGTATTGTGTTTGTGGACTGGTCTCAAATTATTTACCTCGAGGCGGACTCCAACTACACACACATCTATACCACATCAGGAAAAAAGCACACCGTTTCGCGTACGTTAAAAGAGTATGACGAACAGCTTGACACCAATCAGTTTTTCAGAGTTCACAATACATTCCTCATCAACCTCAGCCATGTAGAGAAATACATCAAAGGCGACGGAGGTTATGTGCTGATGAGCAATGGCAACAGTATTGATGTGGCGCGAAGAAAGAAAAACGAATTACTTCAACTGCTTACCGGACAAGCCTCAACAGACCGGTCAAAAATATAA
- a CDS encoding ABC transporter ATP-binding protein codes for MKKFFGVLKYVDGYWRNAGMNIFFNILSVIFNLLSLLTIMPLLDLLFQGGDARLAEVAAAGAPEITSPKSLVARVNYELAEYITRAADMPAAKMQALIYICIAAVIFIFFKSLFRYLAMYSLATIRNGVVRDLRNKMYDKALRLPLSYYSNERKGDLISRMTADVQEIEWSIMSSLEMIFREPVTIIGFLIYLIWASPELTLFVLAATPVVGGLLAIVAKSLRKTSHKAKAKLGLLLSLMEEMLGGLRIIKGFNAGKKVGDRFKNENDEYTRIMVRNYRRIDLASPLSEFLIVCVMTVIMYYGGRLVLYGDGTLPAAQFFGYVVVFSQLITPVRQFSQAYNNVQKGLASADRINAVLDAEETISDPPQPVPLQAFEQAIEYRNVSFAYTRGDDGYALRNIDLTVQKGKTIALVGQSGSGKTTLADLLPRFYDVTEGEVLIDGQNIRNFRLHDLRALMGIVSQESILFNDTVYNNIAFGVENATQEEVEAAARVANAHDFITAMPDGYQTNIGDRGSKMSGGQRQRIAIARAVLKNPPLLILDEATSALDTSSERLVQDALNNLMRNRTSLIIAHRLSTIQHADEIVVLQHGKIIERGSHAQLLEQHGAYKKLYDMQVFV; via the coding sequence ATGAAAAAATTCTTCGGTGTACTGAAGTATGTGGATGGTTACTGGCGTAATGCCGGCATGAATATCTTCTTCAACATTCTTTCGGTAATATTCAATTTGCTTTCGCTGCTTACGATTATGCCGCTGCTGGATCTTTTGTTTCAGGGTGGTGATGCGCGTTTGGCGGAAGTGGCGGCGGCAGGTGCACCTGAAATCACATCGCCCAAAAGCCTTGTGGCGCGTGTAAATTACGAGCTGGCCGAGTATATTACCCGTGCAGCCGATATGCCTGCGGCCAAAATGCAGGCGCTCATTTACATTTGTATTGCGGCAGTAATTTTCATTTTCTTTAAAAGCCTTTTCCGCTACCTGGCCATGTATTCGCTGGCCACCATCCGCAACGGCGTGGTGCGCGATTTGCGCAATAAAATGTACGACAAGGCCCTGCGCCTGCCGCTGAGCTATTACAGCAACGAACGCAAAGGCGACCTGATAAGCCGCATGACTGCAGACGTACAGGAAATTGAGTGGAGCATTATGAGTTCACTCGAAATGATTTTCCGCGAGCCTGTTACCATTATCGGCTTTCTTATTTACCTGATCTGGGCCAGCCCCGAACTTACCTTGTTTGTGCTGGCGGCCACGCCGGTGGTGGGCGGTTTGCTGGCTATTGTAGCCAAAAGTTTGCGAAAAACTTCGCACAAGGCAAAAGCCAAACTCGGACTGCTGCTTTCGCTTATGGAAGAAATGCTGGGCGGGCTGCGCATTATCAAAGGCTTTAACGCGGGTAAAAAAGTAGGCGATCGTTTCAAAAACGAAAATGACGAGTACACCCGCATCATGGTGCGTAATTACCGCCGCATTGATCTGGCTTCGCCGCTGAGCGAGTTTCTGATTGTGTGCGTAATGACCGTGATTATGTACTACGGCGGCCGCCTTGTGCTGTATGGCGATGGTACGCTGCCGGCAGCGCAGTTTTTCGGCTACGTGGTGGTGTTTTCGCAACTTATTACGCCGGTGCGGCAGTTTTCGCAGGCTTATAATAACGTGCAGAAAGGCCTTGCCTCGGCCGACCGTATAAACGCCGTGCTGGATGCCGAAGAAACCATCAGCGACCCGCCGCAGCCAGTTCCGTTGCAGGCTTTTGAACAAGCCATTGAGTACCGCAATGTATCGTTTGCCTACACGCGTGGCGATGACGGATATGCCCTGCGTAACATTGATTTAACAGTACAAAAAGGCAAAACTATTGCGCTGGTGGGGCAATCAGGATCAGGCAAAACCACACTGGCTGATCTGCTGCCGCGCTTCTACGATGTAACCGAAGGCGAAGTACTGATTGACGGCCAGAACATCCGCAATTTCCGCCTGCACGATTTGCGCGCACTCATGGGCATTGTATCGCAGGAGTCGATACTCTTTAACGATACGGTGTACAACAACATCGCCTTTGGTGTGGAAAATGCCACGCAGGAAGAGGTTGAAGCCGCCGCCCGTGTAGCCAATGCGCACGATTTTATTACCGCCATGCCCGATGGCTACCAGACCAACATTGGCGACAGAGGCAGCAAAATGTCGGGCGGGCAGCGGCAACGAATTGCCATTGCGCGCGCCGTACTCAAAAATCCGCCCCTGCTCATACTCGATGAGGCCACCTCGGCGCTTGATACAAGCTCGGAGCGGCTGGTGCAGGATGCCCTGAACAACCTGATGCGCAACCGCACCTCACTCATCATTGCGCACCGCCTGAGTACCATACAGCATGCAGATGAGATTGTGGTACTCCAACACGGAAAGATCATCGAGCGCGGCAGCCATGCACAACTTCTTGAACAACACGGAGCCTATAAAAAGCTCTACGACATGCAGGTTTTTGTATAA
- a CDS encoding L,D-transpeptidase family protein, whose product MKTHFLPPLLLLWIITSCNEPISKNEKQVTEDDPARVTELVKNYLSEHVADFPGSGNVNIDGNAVTTPGLIKEFYQANGFAPVWTASGTLTPAGDSLRELLLNAEDWGLIPADYHARLIDSLARTAYDSVKEDYSINKLAHSEILLTDAFFNFAVHVSVGRMQNDSAEERQWRAEILDTNLVAVLTDALKQKSPAVTFRAMEPQYAEYKALRAFIPGFRKEFERKNWEVLPKIEEDTLAFREALVKRLVDGHDLDTSRNGSDSLAVAGGLKSFQRRVGLEPDGKAGRNTVRALNVTYKDRIRQMAATLERWRIEPKREERYVWVNIPEFRMHVMDGDSMIMESRIVVGAPKTQTPELDSKINQMILFPYWHVPYSIAGKEILPHVKRDSTYLRKNRYEVLDRSGNIVDPNTVNWKKYSQNNLPYKFRQKTGDDNALGILKFNFNNKHGVYMHDTNSKGYFNRETRALSHGCMRLENYMQLAYYLIREDSVKMPSDTFDVYMKSGKQRTLAVRKPIPIHVRYFTCIPNSEGRIILYTDIYDRDKRMIRTLYGEKTEDKKEVAAKKK is encoded by the coding sequence ATGAAAACACATTTTTTACCTCCTCTGCTTTTATTGTGGATTATTACATCGTGTAATGAACCTATTTCCAAGAATGAAAAACAGGTTACTGAGGATGACCCTGCACGTGTAACCGAGCTTGTGAAAAATTACCTCAGCGAACATGTAGCGGATTTTCCGGGAAGTGGTAATGTAAACATTGACGGAAACGCGGTAACCACACCGGGACTTATCAAAGAATTTTATCAGGCAAACGGGTTTGCTCCGGTATGGACAGCCTCGGGCACACTTACTCCTGCGGGAGATTCGTTGCGTGAGCTATTACTCAATGCTGAAGATTGGGGACTAATACCGGCTGACTATCATGCGCGACTGATTGATAGTCTGGCACGCACGGCTTACGACTCGGTGAAAGAAGATTACAGCATAAATAAACTTGCCCACAGTGAGATTCTGCTCACTGATGCCTTCTTCAATTTTGCGGTACATGTATCGGTAGGCCGTATGCAAAACGACTCGGCGGAAGAACGGCAGTGGCGTGCGGAAATTCTGGACACGAATTTAGTAGCCGTGCTTACTGACGCGCTGAAGCAAAAATCGCCTGCGGTTACGTTCAGGGCTATGGAGCCACAATATGCCGAATACAAAGCATTGCGCGCATTTATCCCCGGTTTTCGCAAGGAGTTTGAACGAAAAAACTGGGAAGTACTGCCAAAGATTGAAGAAGACACACTGGCTTTTCGGGAGGCGCTGGTGAAACGTCTTGTGGACGGACACGATCTCGATACTTCGCGAAACGGTTCCGACTCACTGGCGGTGGCCGGGGGCTTAAAATCATTTCAACGCCGGGTAGGTCTTGAACCCGATGGAAAAGCAGGCCGCAATACGGTACGCGCACTTAATGTAACTTATAAGGATCGTATCCGCCAAATGGCTGCCACACTCGAACGCTGGCGAATTGAACCCAAACGGGAAGAACGCTATGTATGGGTGAATATTCCCGAATTCAGAATGCACGTTATGGATGGCGATTCGATGATCATGGAATCGAGAATTGTGGTGGGCGCCCCAAAAACACAAACGCCTGAACTCGACAGCAAGATTAATCAGATGATTCTTTTCCCATACTGGCACGTGCCTTACAGTATTGCCGGAAAAGAAATTCTGCCCCATGTGAAACGAGACAGTACCTACTTGCGCAAAAACCGCTACGAAGTGCTTGACCGTTCGGGCAATATTGTAGATCCGAACACCGTAAACTGGAAAAAGTACAGCCAGAACAACCTGCCTTACAAATTTCGCCAGAAAACCGGCGACGATAACGCACTTGGTATTTTAAAGTTCAACTTCAACAACAAGCATGGTGTATATATGCACGACACCAACAGCAAAGGCTATTTCAACCGCGAAACACGCGCCCTGAGCCACGGCTGCATGCGCCTCGAAAACTATATGCAACTTGCATACTATCTTATCCGTGAAGACAGTGTGAAAATGCCAAGCGATACATTCGATGTATATATGAAATCAGGAAAACAACGCACGCTTGCCGTACGCAAACCCATTCCTATTCACGTGCGCTATTTTACCTGTATTCCAAACAGTGAAGGACGAATAATACTATACACGGATATTTACGACCGGGATAAACGTATGATCCGCACACTGTACGGTGAAAAAACAGAAGACAAAAAAGAAGTCGCTGCAAAAAAGAAGTAA
- a CDS encoding LEA type 2 family protein, with translation MKIVRRFSLLWLLPLVFTLSGCGLKPIVPKGIEGIKFLKLDPIQGVVILDLGMKIDNPNGIAFTLFGSELEIKVGGVDLGKVTINEKVKIKRKTEDVYHVKVNAKVADVIRSIPALIKIIAQKQANVEVKGWIRAGALGLRKTFPVELKQEQVPASDHQKK, from the coding sequence ATGAAAATTGTACGTCGCTTTTCACTGCTGTGGCTTCTTCCACTTGTCTTCACCCTCAGCGGCTGTGGCCTGAAACCTATTGTGCCCAAAGGCATCGAAGGCATCAAGTTTTTGAAACTTGATCCGATTCAGGGCGTGGTTATTCTCGATCTGGGAATGAAAATCGACAACCCGAACGGCATTGCCTTTACCCTGTTTGGCTCGGAACTTGAAATAAAAGTGGGTGGAGTTGATCTGGGAAAAGTGACAATTAATGAGAAAGTTAAAATTAAGCGCAAAACCGAAGACGTGTATCACGTAAAAGTAAATGCAAAAGTAGCTGATGTAATACGCAGCATCCCGGCGCTCATTAAGATAATTGCACAGAAGCAGGCTAATGTGGAGGTAAAAGGATGGATACGCGCGGGTGCTTTAGGATTGAGAAAGACCTTCCCGGTTGAACTGAAACAGGAACAGGTCCCTGCGTCTGATCATCAGAAGAAGTGA
- a CDS encoding T9SS type A sorting domain-containing protein, with the protein MKHTLLSLFAVSVLGTSAMAQMPTMDFESWTSQAGPPAYNDPQGWATVNILSNVLLGGNPITVFRESNNPHGGTYCMRITSAALTSNPAVGQIPDTVGIALTGTITLFPTQGIFPGFAYSARPASISSYMRYAPAAAGDSCFFFAALTRWNGSGRDTIGVAGTVISTAVSNWTLYNMPFFYDPAFLNVQPDSFVIACSATDDEYPKVNSSMFVDDISLTGWVGMNDPMVLNAVNVFPNPASEFTTIRTNNPAAREVVVFDMTGREIARYAIDNGEVNADAWKMAAGVYNYTILDEKKEILSRGKFNVSH; encoded by the coding sequence ATGAAACATACCTTACTTTCTCTTTTTGCCGTTTCAGTACTCGGCACTTCAGCAATGGCTCAGATGCCCACCATGGATTTCGAATCATGGACCAGTCAGGCCGGCCCTCCGGCCTACAATGACCCGCAGGGCTGGGCAACTGTAAATATTTTGTCGAATGTATTACTTGGCGGCAACCCCATAACCGTGTTCCGCGAATCAAACAACCCGCACGGCGGCACCTATTGTATGCGCATTACCAGCGCAGCATTAACCAGTAACCCGGCTGTGGGCCAGATTCCTGATACTGTTGGCATTGCCCTTACCGGCACCATTACCCTTTTCCCTACTCAGGGCATTTTCCCCGGCTTTGCATACAGCGCACGTCCCGCCAGCATTTCGTCATATATGCGCTATGCACCTGCCGCAGCTGGTGACTCCTGCTTTTTCTTTGCCGCACTGACCCGCTGGAACGGCTCAGGACGCGACACCATTGGCGTAGCCGGAACCGTAATTAGTACTGCTGTATCCAACTGGACACTTTACAACATGCCTTTCTTTTACGATCCGGCTTTCCTCAATGTACAGCCCGATTCGTTTGTAATTGCATGTTCGGCAACAGATGATGAATACCCCAAAGTAAACAGCTCAATGTTTGTGGATGATATCAGCCTTACCGGCTGGGTGGGCATGAATGATCCGATGGTATTAAACGCCGTGAATGTATTCCCCAACCCGGCATCTGAGTTTACCACCATCCGCACAAACAATCCTGCCGCCCGCGAAGTAGTGGTTTTTGACATGACGGGCCGCGAAATTGCCCGTTATGCAATTGACAACGGCGAAGTGAATGCCGACGCCTGGAAAATGGCCGCCGGTGTATATAACTACACTATTCTCGACGAGAAAAAAGAAATATTGAGCCGTGGCAAATTCAATGTGAGCCACTAA
- a CDS encoding Bro-N domain-containing protein, with product MNSIKLFESKQIRTVWNESDQKWYFVVADVVSILTDTPNPADYIKKMRKRDELLSQGWGQLVTPLPVSTAGGKQKLNCAHAQGLLRIIQSIPSPKAEPFKLWLAQVGADRLDEIENPELATQRTRELYKLKGYSDAWIEKRMRSIAIREELTEEWKNRGVREQIEYAILTAEISKATFGLTPSEYKKVKGLKSENLRDHMNDLELIFSMLGEASTTAIVKTRNPKGFAENRIVANEGGSVAGKARRDLELKTGQKVITNENYLAESKQKKSIKKGKKK from the coding sequence ATGAATTCGATTAAATTATTTGAAAGCAAACAAATCAGAACAGTTTGGAACGAATCTGATCAGAAATGGTATTTCGTTGTTGCTGATGTTGTGAGTATTCTCACCGATACACCTAATCCAGCGGATTACATTAAAAAAATGCGCAAAAGAGACGAGTTGCTTTCTCAAGGGTGGGGACAACTTGTCACCCCCCTTCCTGTAAGCACAGCTGGTGGTAAACAGAAACTGAATTGTGCTCATGCTCAAGGTCTTTTAAGAATCATTCAATCTATTCCGTCACCCAAAGCTGAGCCATTTAAACTTTGGCTGGCACAAGTTGGTGCTGACCGGTTAGATGAAATTGAGAACCCTGAACTGGCGACACAACGAACCAGAGAATTATATAAACTTAAAGGCTATTCCGACGCTTGGATAGAAAAACGAATGCGGAGCATAGCCATTCGTGAAGAACTTACTGAAGAATGGAAAAACAGGGGCGTTAGAGAACAAATAGAATATGCAATACTAACCGCTGAAATTTCGAAAGCAACATTTGGCTTGACTCCTTCTGAGTATAAGAAAGTAAAAGGATTGAAGTCTGAAAATCTCCGGGATCACATGAATGATCTTGAACTGATTTTTTCAATGTTGGGTGAAGCCTCTACAACAGCTATTGTAAAAACAAGAAATCCCAAAGGATTTGCCGAAAATCGAATTGTAGCCAATGAAGGCGGATCAGTTGCCGGAAAGGCAAGGCGTGATCTGGAGCTAAAAACCGGACAAAAAGTTATTACTAACGAAAATTACTTAGCAGAATCCAAACAAAAAAAGTCCATAAAAAAAGGCAAGAAGAAATAA
- a CDS encoding T9SS type A sorting domain-containing protein produces the protein MKTTRLLAACAAILTGCSGLYAQGWLGQSGNRLIAYNSTPSLTPLTVGIGVSSPTALFHTNGTLRFDGLGLNNTLTRVLVTDASGNVAYRDVSTLSSNSWLITGNTAGASDFIGTNNLQDFRFRTNGTQKMVLTTGGTLGINITAPFASRRLHLAGSTQFDVNATGDGTCRYHINRPDNSTYEAFISFNTNNTNYDWIIGTDNDGTGDWVQAFVSSVNGSSTRLITARRDGRMSIGFTYPYRPLATLDVNCGLVNGAGLTLAKSGLRLADLPAGTGRILVVDDSGYVYRSNQTAIMPNGDGYNQLESQLRTTQNEVENLKAELAALRSNTQSGALPQSGQALLYQNQPNPFSTSTEIRYFLPEHTQSAECIIYSMDGKQLKRIPIQGTGNGSITIEGNELYAGMFIYSLVVDGKETESRRMILTR, from the coding sequence ATGAAAACTACACGTCTTCTGGCTGCCTGTGCAGCTATACTTACAGGCTGTTCAGGCCTCTATGCCCAGGGCTGGCTTGGCCAGTCGGGAAACCGTCTGATTGCATATAATTCTACTCCGTCGCTCACACCGCTCACCGTGGGTATAGGTGTTTCATCGCCCACAGCCCTGTTTCACACCAACGGCACACTCCGCTTTGACGGACTTGGGTTAAACAATACGCTGACACGCGTGCTTGTAACGGATGCATCAGGTAATGTAGCTTATCGCGATGTATCCACACTCAGCTCAAACTCATGGCTGATTACAGGAAATACGGCCGGTGCTTCCGATTTCATTGGCACAAACAACCTGCAGGATTTTCGTTTCCGCACAAACGGTACGCAAAAAATGGTGCTCACTACCGGCGGCACACTGGGTATCAACATAACTGCGCCCTTTGCCTCGCGTCGTTTGCATTTGGCCGGTTCTACGCAATTTGATGTAAATGCTACCGGCGACGGAACCTGCCGATACCATATCAATCGCCCGGACAACAGTACGTATGAAGCATTTATTTCGTTCAACACAAACAACACCAATTACGACTGGATTATCGGTACAGACAATGATGGTACCGGCGACTGGGTGCAGGCATTCGTATCGAGTGTAAATGGCAGTTCGACGCGTTTAATTACCGCCCGCCGCGACGGACGGATGAGCATTGGATTTACTTATCCCTATCGTCCGCTTGCTACACTGGATGTAAATTGCGGACTGGTTAACGGTGCCGGTCTGACATTGGCCAAAAGCGGACTCCGTTTAGCTGATCTGCCCGCCGGCACAGGCCGTATTCTGGTAGTTGACGACAGCGGTTATGTGTACCGCAGCAACCAAACCGCCATTATGCCCAATGGTGATGGCTATAATCAGCTCGAATCACAACTTCGCACCACCCAGAATGAAGTAGAAAACCTCAAGGCCGAGCTTGCCGCCTTGCGCAGTAATACACAATCTGGTGCTTTACCTCAAAGCGGACAAGCACTGCTTTACCAAAATCAACCCAACCCGTTCAGCACTTCTACTGAAATACGCTACTTCCTGCCCGAACATACACAATCGGCAGAGTGCATTATTTACAGCATGGATGGCAAACAACTGAAACGGATTCCGATTCAGGGCACCGGAAATGGCAGCATCACCATTGAAGGCAATGAACTCTATGCCGGCATGTTCATTTACAGTCTTGTTGTTGATGGCAAAGAAACCGAAAGCCGTCGCATGATTCTCACTCGCTGA
- a CDS encoding histidine kinase yields the protein MPVLLYPAIWLLCHTLHAQQPAFIQYTVNDGLPSMEVYKVFEDSKGLMWFCTDVGVCSYNGYRFRHFTSEQGLPDNTVMNIREDHRGRIWFYTITSQLFYIENDSVHTIAANKWIFNNIGVGVISSFTITVNDTIYCGVNFGKGIIKIVPPYSEKDVSWIPYETKSDFFVYDVGTETPVVGFGALYKINTSKLYRNTIRFYKHNQPDQIIELPDSINHTHIRACKIAPDHYFIATVKAAAEIKNKSLVQYQPLPSYCSCLCIDKSRNGWLGIYEHGVYSQFCGKKSIPVIPDFLSPSTITDVCIDQSQGLWFSTLANGVYYIPSPAYKAYTGHQQNENSFPRAFSYVGDTSFSASVSGKELIITHRGKDGNYSNEIIPSPVTILDILAISPDTLIIASTRSQMLVLGKTPRFYPIHESKKSEFYAYSISYYNKKAYLVNGSAIFKVNPATQLVEELIWTPTRTNKIVIDSNGILWAGCINGLWKYEQGKWDYHGQKDPLLKNRIDDLEFDTSGHLWMATKGGGVLIYDREKATAITTAHGLSSMICHDIFMAGHDSVIVATQNGISIISKAGKQWIVKRFGKDSGLPQTKVLRVRKKGTLIWGMSHNGLFSFEAGEASRYTSVPRLYFEQIIINNKPIKMQSGTTALSANENTITIHFFGLNYRNPGNLTYYYRLTGLSSNWSRTNSTSVQFISLPPGNYSFELMAENTDGQRSLEKIRFNFHIAAPFWRTGWFISICILLTVVSILLLIKLRISKINTQNQINRRIITSEMTALRAQMNPHFVFNAINSIQHYILRDDTSSAHKSLTKFSKLIRNVLDNSKQETITLEKETETIRLYLELESLRFSEGFEYSIQIDEGIDPQITFIAPMLIQPFAENAIWHGLLHKRDGAGKLIIRVERVEDLLRIYIDDNGIGRKAAEEIRQLSPRQHKPVGVNNTLERIELIRLQYNKNISATIIDKTHDDGTPAGTTVILQIPELH from the coding sequence TTGCCGGTACTTCTGTATCCGGCAATATGGCTTTTATGCCATACGCTTCATGCCCAGCAGCCTGCATTTATTCAATACACGGTAAATGACGGACTTCCTTCGATGGAAGTGTATAAAGTGTTTGAAGATTCAAAAGGACTAATGTGGTTTTGCACTGATGTTGGAGTTTGCTCCTACAACGGGTATCGTTTCAGACATTTCACGTCTGAACAGGGTTTGCCAGACAACACCGTGATGAACATCAGGGAAGATCATCGGGGCCGCATCTGGTTTTATACCATTACAAGTCAGCTTTTTTACATTGAGAACGACAGTGTGCATACCATTGCGGCCAACAAGTGGATATTTAATAATATCGGAGTAGGTGTAATAAGTTCATTTACTATTACGGTAAATGATACAATTTACTGTGGCGTTAATTTCGGAAAGGGGATCATAAAAATTGTGCCCCCTTATTCGGAAAAAGATGTAAGCTGGATACCCTATGAAACTAAGTCCGACTTTTTTGTGTACGATGTGGGTACGGAAACACCTGTAGTGGGTTTTGGTGCGTTATACAAAATCAATACATCAAAATTATATCGGAATACGATACGTTTTTACAAGCATAACCAACCCGATCAGATTATTGAACTACCGGATTCAATTAACCACACACACATACGTGCTTGTAAAATTGCTCCTGATCATTACTTCATAGCCACTGTAAAAGCTGCGGCCGAAATAAAAAATAAATCACTCGTACAATACCAACCGCTTCCCTCATACTGCTCCTGTCTCTGTATCGATAAAAGCCGGAATGGCTGGCTTGGAATTTATGAGCACGGTGTGTACAGTCAGTTTTGCGGTAAAAAAAGCATTCCTGTTATTCCCGATTTTCTCAGCCCTTCCACAATTACCGATGTATGCATCGACCAAAGTCAGGGATTATGGTTTTCAACACTTGCAAATGGGGTGTATTATATTCCTTCACCTGCCTATAAAGCCTACACCGGACATCAGCAAAACGAAAACAGTTTCCCTCGGGCATTTTCATACGTTGGCGATACAAGTTTTTCGGCTTCTGTTTCAGGAAAAGAGTTAATTATTACGCATAGAGGAAAAGACGGAAATTATTCAAATGAAATTATTCCAAGTCCTGTTACCATCCTTGATATACTGGCTATTTCACCCGACACACTCATTATTGCCAGTACGCGATCGCAAATGCTCGTTTTAGGGAAAACACCCAGGTTTTATCCGATCCATGAATCGAAAAAAAGTGAATTCTATGCCTATTCCATTTCTTACTACAACAAAAAGGCCTATCTGGTAAACGGAAGCGCAATATTTAAGGTAAATCCGGCTACCCAGCTTGTAGAAGAATTGATCTGGACTCCAACGCGAACGAATAAAATTGTAATTGACAGCAATGGAATACTGTGGGCAGGTTGCATAAACGGCTTGTGGAAATACGAACAGGGAAAATGGGATTATCACGGCCAGAAAGATCCTTTACTAAAAAACAGAATTGACGATTTAGAATTCGACACTTCAGGGCATTTATGGATGGCGACCAAGGGCGGAGGTGTGCTCATCTATGACAGGGAAAAGGCAACCGCAATAACTACCGCCCACGGGCTGAGTAGTATGATTTGTCACGACATTTTTATGGCTGGACATGATTCGGTAATTGTAGCTACTCAAAATGGCATCAGTATAATTAGCAAAGCTGGGAAGCAATGGATAGTGAAACGTTTCGGAAAAGACAGCGGATTACCGCAAACAAAAGTACTGCGGGTGCGAAAAAAAGGCACGTTGATCTGGGGGATGAGTCACAACGGGTTATTTAGTTTTGAAGCAGGTGAAGCATCACGATACACTTCCGTTCCTCGTTTATATTTCGAACAAATCATTATAAACAATAAACCGATTAAGATGCAGAGCGGCACCACCGCTCTCAGTGCCAATGAAAATACAATTACCATTCACTTCTTTGGATTGAATTATCGCAATCCCGGTAACCTTACTTATTACTACAGATTAACCGGACTGAGCAGCAACTGGAGTCGCACAAACTCAACGTCCGTTCAGTTTATCTCGCTTCCACCGGGCAACTACTCATTTGAACTGATGGCTGAAAACACCGACGGGCAGCGAAGCCTGGAAAAAATCAGATTCAATTTTCACATTGCAGCACCATTTTGGCGCACCGGCTGGTTTATTTCCATTTGCATATTGCTCACGGTGGTCAGCATATTACTGCTGATTAAACTGCGCATTTCAAAAATTAATACACAAAACCAGATCAACCGTCGCATTATCACTTCCGAAATGACAGCCTTGCGCGCGCAGATGAACCCGCATTTCGTATTTAACGCCATTAATTCAATTCAGCACTACATTCTTCGCGACGATACCTCTTCGGCACATAAATCGCTTACCAAGTTTTCAAAACTAATTCGTAATGTACTTGATAATTCTAAACAGGAAACCATTACGCTTGAAAAAGAAACAGAAACGATAAGACTTTATCTTGAGCTTGAATCACTTCGTTTTTCGGAGGGTTTTGAATACAGTATTCAGATAGACGAAGGCATTGACCCGCAAATTACGTTCATTGCCCCCATGCTGATTCAGCCTTTTGCTGAAAACGCAATATGGCACGGATTGCTTCATAAACGCGACGGAGCTGGCAAACTCATAATCAGAGTAGAAAGAGTGGAGGACTTATTGCGGATATATATTGATGATAACGGGATTGGCCGAAAAGCCGCCGAGGAAATCCGTCAACTGTCGCCACGCCAACACAAACCTGTGGGTGTAAATAATACACTCGAACGAATCGAGCTGATACGTCTGCAATACAATAAAAACATAAGCGCCACCATCATCGACAAAACACATGACGATGGTACTCCGGCCGGAACAACTGTTATTCTGCAAATTCCTGAACTACACTAA